Proteins found in one Camelus bactrianus isolate YW-2024 breed Bactrian camel chromosome 5, ASM4877302v1, whole genome shotgun sequence genomic segment:
- the ING5 gene encoding inhibitor of growth protein 5 isoform X2 — translation MATAMYLEHYLDSIENLPCELQRNFQLMRELDQRTEDKKAEIDLLAAEYISTVKTLSPDQRVEHLQKIQSAYSKCKEYSDDKVQLAMQTYEMVDKHIRRLDADLARFEADLKDKMEGSDFESSGGRGLKSRGQKEKRGSRGRGRRTSEEDTPKKKKHKGGSEFSDTILSVHPSDVLDMPVDPNEPTYCLCHQVSYGEMIGCDNPDCPIEWFHFACVDLTTKPKGKWSVWVPAGWVLLPGGPRLSHRGLPL, via the exons ATGGCGACCGCCATGTACTTGGAGCACTACCTGGACA GTATCGAGAACCTTCCCTGTGAACTTCAGAGGAACTTCCAGCTGATGCGAGAGCTGGACCAGCGGACCGAAG ATAAGAAGGCGGAGATCGACCTCCTGGCTGCGGAGTACATCTCCACGGTGAAGACACTGTCCCCGGACCAGCGTGTGGAGCACCTGCAGAAGATCCAGAGCGCCTACAGCAAGTGCAAGGAGTACAGTGACGACAAGGTGCAGCTGGCCATGCAGACCTACGAGATG GTGGACAAACACATCCGGAGGTTGGACGCTGACCTGGCTCGATTTGAAGCTGACCTGAAGGACAAGATGGAGGGCAGCGACTTTGAGAGCTCCGGAGGCCGAGGGCTAAAAA GTCGGggtcagaaggagaaaagaggctCCCGGGGGCGCGGCAGGAGGACCTCGGAGGAGGACACCCCAAAGAAGAAGAAGCACAAAGGAGG GTCCGAGTTCAGCGACACCATCCTGTCCGTGCATCCCTCTGACGTGCTGGACATGCCCGTGGACCCGAACGAGCCCACCTACTGCCTGTGCCACCAGGTGTCCTATGGGGAGATGATTGGCTGTGACAACCCGGAC TGTCCCATTGAGTGGTTTCACTTTGCCTGTGTGGACCTGACCACGAAGCCCAAGGGAAAATGGTCAGTATGGGTGCCAGCGGGGTGGGTCCTGCTTCCCGGGGGACCTCGCCTATCTCACCGGGGGTTGCCTCTTTAA
- the ING5 gene encoding inhibitor of growth protein 5 isoform X1 has product MATAMYLEHYLDSIENLPCELQRNFQLMRELDQRTEDKKAEIDLLAAEYISTVKTLSPDQRVEHLQKIQSAYSKCKEYSDDKVQLAMQTYEMVDKHIRRLDADLARFEADLKDKMEGSDFESSGGRGLKKGRGQKEKRGSRGRGRRTSEEDTPKKKKHKGGSEFSDTILSVHPSDVLDMPVDPNEPTYCLCHQVSYGEMIGCDNPDCPIEWFHFACVDLTTKPKGKWSVWVPAGWVLLPGGPRLSHRGLPL; this is encoded by the exons ATGGCGACCGCCATGTACTTGGAGCACTACCTGGACA GTATCGAGAACCTTCCCTGTGAACTTCAGAGGAACTTCCAGCTGATGCGAGAGCTGGACCAGCGGACCGAAG ATAAGAAGGCGGAGATCGACCTCCTGGCTGCGGAGTACATCTCCACGGTGAAGACACTGTCCCCGGACCAGCGTGTGGAGCACCTGCAGAAGATCCAGAGCGCCTACAGCAAGTGCAAGGAGTACAGTGACGACAAGGTGCAGCTGGCCATGCAGACCTACGAGATG GTGGACAAACACATCCGGAGGTTGGACGCTGACCTGGCTCGATTTGAAGCTGACCTGAAGGACAAGATGGAGGGCAGCGACTTTGAGAGCTCCGGAGGCCGAGGGCTAAAAA AAGGTCGGggtcagaaggagaaaagaggctCCCGGGGGCGCGGCAGGAGGACCTCGGAGGAGGACACCCCAAAGAAGAAGAAGCACAAAGGAGG GTCCGAGTTCAGCGACACCATCCTGTCCGTGCATCCCTCTGACGTGCTGGACATGCCCGTGGACCCGAACGAGCCCACCTACTGCCTGTGCCACCAGGTGTCCTATGGGGAGATGATTGGCTGTGACAACCCGGAC TGTCCCATTGAGTGGTTTCACTTTGCCTGTGTGGACCTGACCACGAAGCCCAAGGGAAAATGGTCAGTATGGGTGCCAGCGGGGTGGGTCCTGCTTCCCGGGGGACCTCGCCTATCTCACCGGGGGTTGCCTCTTTAA
- the ING5 gene encoding inhibitor of growth protein 5 isoform X3, whose translation MATAMYLEHYLDSIENLPCELQRNFQLMRELDQRTEDKKAEIDLLAAEYISTVKTLSPDQRVEHLQKIQSAYSKCKEYSDDKVQLAMQTYEMVDKHIRRLDADLARFEADLKDKMEGSDFESSGGRGLKKGRGQKEKRGSRGRGRRTSEEDTPKKKKHKGGSEFSDTILSVHPSDVLDMPVDPNEPTYCLCHQVSYGEMIGCDNPDCPIEWFHFACVDLTTKPKGKWFCPRCVQERRKKK comes from the exons ATGGCGACCGCCATGTACTTGGAGCACTACCTGGACA GTATCGAGAACCTTCCCTGTGAACTTCAGAGGAACTTCCAGCTGATGCGAGAGCTGGACCAGCGGACCGAAG ATAAGAAGGCGGAGATCGACCTCCTGGCTGCGGAGTACATCTCCACGGTGAAGACACTGTCCCCGGACCAGCGTGTGGAGCACCTGCAGAAGATCCAGAGCGCCTACAGCAAGTGCAAGGAGTACAGTGACGACAAGGTGCAGCTGGCCATGCAGACCTACGAGATG GTGGACAAACACATCCGGAGGTTGGACGCTGACCTGGCTCGATTTGAAGCTGACCTGAAGGACAAGATGGAGGGCAGCGACTTTGAGAGCTCCGGAGGCCGAGGGCTAAAAA AAGGTCGGggtcagaaggagaaaagaggctCCCGGGGGCGCGGCAGGAGGACCTCGGAGGAGGACACCCCAAAGAAGAAGAAGCACAAAGGAGG GTCCGAGTTCAGCGACACCATCCTGTCCGTGCATCCCTCTGACGTGCTGGACATGCCCGTGGACCCGAACGAGCCCACCTACTGCCTGTGCCACCAGGTGTCCTATGGGGAGATGATTGGCTGTGACAACCCGGAC TGTCCCATTGAGTGGTTTCACTTTGCCTGTGTGGACCTGACCACGAAGCCCAAGGGAAAATG GTTCTGCCCACGGTGCGtccaggagaggaggaagaagaagtaA
- the ING5 gene encoding inhibitor of growth protein 5 isoform X4 → MATAMYLEHYLDNKKAEIDLLAAEYISTVKTLSPDQRVEHLQKIQSAYSKCKEYSDDKVQLAMQTYEMVDKHIRRLDADLARFEADLKDKMEGSDFESSGGRGLKKGRGQKEKRGSRGRGRRTSEEDTPKKKKHKGGSEFSDTILSVHPSDVLDMPVDPNEPTYCLCHQVSYGEMIGCDNPDCPIEWFHFACVDLTTKPKGKWSVWVPAGWVLLPGGPRLSHRGLPL, encoded by the exons ATGGCGACCGCCATGTACTTGGAGCACTACCTGGACA ATAAGAAGGCGGAGATCGACCTCCTGGCTGCGGAGTACATCTCCACGGTGAAGACACTGTCCCCGGACCAGCGTGTGGAGCACCTGCAGAAGATCCAGAGCGCCTACAGCAAGTGCAAGGAGTACAGTGACGACAAGGTGCAGCTGGCCATGCAGACCTACGAGATG GTGGACAAACACATCCGGAGGTTGGACGCTGACCTGGCTCGATTTGAAGCTGACCTGAAGGACAAGATGGAGGGCAGCGACTTTGAGAGCTCCGGAGGCCGAGGGCTAAAAA AAGGTCGGggtcagaaggagaaaagaggctCCCGGGGGCGCGGCAGGAGGACCTCGGAGGAGGACACCCCAAAGAAGAAGAAGCACAAAGGAGG GTCCGAGTTCAGCGACACCATCCTGTCCGTGCATCCCTCTGACGTGCTGGACATGCCCGTGGACCCGAACGAGCCCACCTACTGCCTGTGCCACCAGGTGTCCTATGGGGAGATGATTGGCTGTGACAACCCGGAC TGTCCCATTGAGTGGTTTCACTTTGCCTGTGTGGACCTGACCACGAAGCCCAAGGGAAAATGGTCAGTATGGGTGCCAGCGGGGTGGGTCCTGCTTCCCGGGGGACCTCGCCTATCTCACCGGGGGTTGCCTCTTTAA